CTTCGAGGATCACCTGGCCCACGGCGAGAAGTCCAACAAGAAGACCGCCGGGAGAGGCAAGCGGCGGGATAAGATCGGCCGCCGCGAGGCCCAGAAACCAGCTGACAGTTGCACCAAAGATGAAGTCTTTGTTGttgcggcggaggaggaggaggttgtCGTCAATGTGGGAGTGAGCTCAGCTCCCGAGGTGGTGTTGCCGCCTCTTTGCGAGGTGGTTGCGGTGGAGAAAGTTGAGGAGGTGGAAGAGGAAGTCGGGGAGGTTAAGGTGGAGGCGACGGCGGAGGAGGTGGCGTTGAGTGTACGCGCCGCGGCGGTGAGTAACCACAAGGGTCTGGTTAGGAAAGTACTTCCGGACGTGTTGGGgctattcaattctcgtttgtggaGTCTTTGGAGTCCGAATGCgtaggagaaaaaaaaaacaaggtaAAAAATGGGaattatcttttcttttacttttggAGCCtctgaaaaaaagagagggagGAAGTATTATATTTTTGGTGGGTAGGTTAATTTTGGTGCTCGAAATATATAGTTATGTGACTTATGTCCATGTCTCCCTCACTCCCACTCAATGAAAATGTTCATTATTTCTGCTGTAAATTAGTAGTAATTTTTGCGAAATTTGGTTGAGTATTATAAGTAGGAGAAGAAATGGGCATGGTGATTTTTGGGTTCTTTGAGTTATTTTATTGGGTTCTCCTTTGTTGAATGTCAAacggatgcgaatttctatgcgttattttttctttgttttgattcCAGCCGAAAGGAGTCGTTTGATGTAATAATTCTCATCTCTCAATTTATGTCTTCCCTGAGGAATGCCTATTATGGGTTAGGTACCCTACGTTCGTCTGACACCTTAACCCTGCGAAAACCCCTAACTACCCTTTCTTTCCCACCAGCAAGCACCTTATTTTCAGGGCTGAAAGTGATTTTTCAGAACTATACCTTATTTTTGGTTTGGCAGTTTTCATGAAATTGGAGTGGTCTAGGAGAAGTTTAGATCAACTCATTAAATGGGACACCATAGATGGGGTACACTATGGAGTGCCATTTTTGCATGATTGTGGATCGCTATCTAAAGTTTGTACACCCAAAGGCAAAAAAAAGAATGGGTAGAGAGGCTAGATTGTCTGGTAGCATTTTGTTAGTTTTGTGAGAGACAAAGGATGGGTATGATGGGGATCAGATGCAGATAAATGGGGGAGGGTCCAATGGCATACAAAAACAACTAGCTGCTGCTACATTATTCACAAGGGGAGGAGATGAGTGCTGGACCACAAATAGTAAAGTTGGTGTTGTTTTTAATCACATCACTCTTTTGTACTGGAATTTGATGCATTGCTGTTCAAAATTCAACAATGGTATGATGGGACTGGTGGCCATAGATATGGGTGTAGGTAATGCAAAGGCGTTTGAAGCTTTGTGACTGAGATTGTGGAACTACAAAACTAGAGAGCTGTAAATATATGTTGTCCCAAGGGACTCCATTACCAATTCGCTTTCGCTTGGAGCTGCATGGGTCAAGAGATGAGATTCTGAGACTACTATTAAGGGGTGGTAGCAGAAAGTAGTACTATTAAGATATCTATCGTGGCATTCAATTTCTTAACCTCGAGAAGCTGGGACTTTTTTGCTTGGAGGAGCTTATTGCTGCCAGGAGATTCCGACTTCGAAAAGTAATGAAAGAGGATTTATATTCCTAATGAGAGAAAAACTGGTGAAACCAAAAAGAACAAGGGAAAGCCCTAATCCGGGTTCAACTTGGATTGCAGTCACCGCTTATGGAGTTTGGTTTCTTCTATATAAGCATGAAAGTGTAAAGGAGCGAATTGGTCTTAAATCCCTAGCATTGAGTTCATCAAGGTAAGCTAATTCTATAATGGAAACAATTCATCCCAATAGGTTCCCTCGTCCAGTTTGGCATCATCCATGGAAGATGTATAGGGTCATTAGTGGCCACTTGGGATCTGTAGGATCGATTGCTTTCAACCCAAGTAACGATTTCTTTTGCACCGGCGCTGCAGATCGCACAATCAAGATATGGGATGTAGCAACCGGAATGCTACAGCATACGCTGACAGGACATATTGGCCAAATTCGAGGCCTTGCCATTAGCAGCAAGCACACCTATATGTTCTCTGCTGGCGATGACAAAGAAGTTAAATGTTGGGACCTTACACAGAACATGGTCATTCGTTCATATCCTGGTCATCTTAGTGGTGTTTACTGCTTGGCTACTCATCCAACTCTTGATATTGTACTCACCGGTGGACGTGATTCAGTATGCAGGGTTTGGGATATTCGTACTCAGAAGCATGTTCAGGCATTCATGGGGCACGACAGCACAGTTTGCTCGGTTTTCACTAGGCCAACCGATCCCCAAGTTGTCACTGGCTCGCACGACGCTACGATCAAGTTCTGGGACCTTAGAGGTGGCAAAGCAATCTCAACTCTCACACACCATAAGAAATCGGTGCGCGCAATGGTGCCGCATCCTAAGAATCATCGTTGTTTTACGTCTGCATCAGTGGACAACATTAAGAAGTTCAGCCTTCCAAGAGGGGAATTTTTACACAACATGCAAGCTCAGCAGAAGACCATAGTTAACTCAATGGCGGTCAATAAGGAGGGAGTTTTGGCCACCGGAGGTGACAATGGGAGTTTGTGGTTTTGGGATTGGGAGAGTGGCCACAGTTTTCAGCAATCACCAACAATTGCACAACCAGGTTCACTGAATAGTGAAGCCGGAATTTGTTCTCTTTCTTATGATGTCACCGGCACAAGGCTTGTTACTTGTGGAGTTGACAAGACGATCAAAATGTGGAAGCAAGACGAAAACGCTACACCAGAAACTCATCCTCTCAACTTCAATCTGCCTAAAGATATCCGGCGTTTTTAGCTTTGATCCTCCACACTGTTGCTCTGTGTAATGCCATGTACTAGAGTTCCATGACCATTAACATAGTGATATTTATTCGTTAGAATTCATGTAGCTGGTTGCTATGAGATAGGTTTGCCGCTTGTTAGTATTCATGAACTATAGATATATTTCAAAGACGTGCCTAAATTCCTTCTAAGTGCTAGAAAATTATGAAATCATAGGGACATTTATAAACTTTTTCTTTGAGAACCATTCGAGGTCATCCTGGAAGGGTTTGGTTAATTACTGCTTACTAGTGGTGTTTCATGCACTAAGTTTACTTTTCCTCAAGGCGAAAACTTATGAAAATCCCATGAAACTTTGCATAGACAGACATAAATTTCATCACTGTTTCATTTTGGGTTTCTTGCTATTTGGAagaagcattttcttttgGCAATATCTTTTTCATAGAAGTATAGAACACAATTAAACAGCAAAACCAACCTGCTTTCGGCTATGCCTTGTGGCAACATAAGGCCTTTTATTCTGAATCCAGAAAGGGTAAAAAGGAAGGGACAAACCATCACATGGGATATAACTCATATAAGAGAATTGAAGAATTAGAAATAGGAGAGGAAAACCTGGAA
This is a stretch of genomic DNA from Argentina anserina chromosome 4, drPotAnse1.1, whole genome shotgun sequence. It encodes these proteins:
- the LOC126791402 gene encoding uncharacterized protein LOC126791402, which gives rise to MKIKNKGKVHPSPSSSSSSDGVVLSVLQLLPAAILALASVLSLDDREVLAYMITRSMKTSPASFSNSNTQDSKKRASKKQPSNSKTETNKGNNYNNHHQFDCECFDCYRSYWFRWDSSPNRELIHQAIEAFEDHLAHGEKSNKKTAGRGKRRDKIGRREAQKPADSCTKDEVFVVAAEEEEVVVNVGVSSAPEVVLPPLCEVVAVEKVEEVEEEVGEVKVEATAEEVALSVRAAAVSNHKGLVRKVLPDVLGLFNSRLWSLWSPNA